From Bufo gargarizans isolate SCDJY-AF-19 chromosome 10, ASM1485885v1, whole genome shotgun sequence, the proteins below share one genomic window:
- the NAA40 gene encoding N-alpha-acetyltransferase 40 isoform X1, whose translation MGRKSVRAKEKKQKRQEERAAMAAVCAKVQAANQLGDPLGAFPVFKKFDRNGLNLTIECCRVTDLDQKTTDWAFELTKTNMQLLYEQSEWGWKEREKREELTDERAWYLIARDELGMPVAFVHFRFDVECGDEVLYCYEVQLEVCVRRKGVGKFLVQILQLMANSTQMKKVVLTVFKHNNGAYQFFRDALQFEIDETSPSISGCCGDDCTYEILSRRTKFGDAPHSHSAQCAGCCH comes from the exons ATGGGG AGGAAATCTGTACGGGCAAAAGAGAAGAAGCAGAAGCGCCAGGAAGAGCGCGCCGCCATGGCGGCTGTATGCGCCAAGGTGCAAGCAGCCAATCAA CTTGGTGACCCTCTAGGAGCCTTTCCAGTATTTAAAAAGTTTGACAGAAATGG GTTGAATTTGACTATAGAATGCTGCCGAGTCACCGATCTGGACCAGAAGACCACTGATTGGGCCTTTGAACTTACGAAGACAAATATGCAGCTGCT TTATGAacaaagtgaatggggatggaaagagagagagaaacgaGAGGAGCTGACAGATGAACGTGCCTGGTACCTTATTGCCAGAGATGAACTTGGTATGCCTGTTGCTTTTGTGCACTTCAGATTTGATGTGGAATGTGGAGATGAAGTGCTTTACTG TTATGAGGTGCAGTTAGAGGTCTGTGTCCGCAGGAAAGGAGTAGGGAAATTCCTGGTACAGATCTTGCAGCTGATGGCAAATAG CACACAAATGAAGAAGGTTGTCCTTACAGTCTTTAAACATAATAATGGTGCTTACCAGTTCTTCAGAGATGCTTTACA GTTTGAGATAGACGAGACCTCTCCCAGCATATCGGGCTGCTGTGGTGATGACTGCACATATGAGATTCTGAGCCGCAGAACAAAGTTTGGAGATGCTCCGCATTCACATTCAGCACAATGTGCTGGCTGCTGCCATTGA
- the NAA40 gene encoding N-alpha-acetyltransferase 40 isoform X2 produces MGRKSVRAKEKKQKRQEERAAMAAVCAKVQAANQLGDPLGAFPVFKKFDRNGLNLTIECCRVTDLDQKTTDWAFELTKTNMQLLYEQSEWGWKEREKREELTDERAWYLIARDELGMPVAFVHFRFDVECGDEVLYCTQMKKVVLTVFKHNNGAYQFFRDALQFEIDETSPSISGCCGDDCTYEILSRRTKFGDAPHSHSAQCAGCCH; encoded by the exons ATGGGG AGGAAATCTGTACGGGCAAAAGAGAAGAAGCAGAAGCGCCAGGAAGAGCGCGCCGCCATGGCGGCTGTATGCGCCAAGGTGCAAGCAGCCAATCAA CTTGGTGACCCTCTAGGAGCCTTTCCAGTATTTAAAAAGTTTGACAGAAATGG GTTGAATTTGACTATAGAATGCTGCCGAGTCACCGATCTGGACCAGAAGACCACTGATTGGGCCTTTGAACTTACGAAGACAAATATGCAGCTGCT TTATGAacaaagtgaatggggatggaaagagagagagaaacgaGAGGAGCTGACAGATGAACGTGCCTGGTACCTTATTGCCAGAGATGAACTTGGTATGCCTGTTGCTTTTGTGCACTTCAGATTTGATGTGGAATGTGGAGATGAAGTGCTTTACTG CACACAAATGAAGAAGGTTGTCCTTACAGTCTTTAAACATAATAATGGTGCTTACCAGTTCTTCAGAGATGCTTTACA GTTTGAGATAGACGAGACCTCTCCCAGCATATCGGGCTGCTGTGGTGATGACTGCACATATGAGATTCTGAGCCGCAGAACAAAGTTTGGAGATGCTCCGCATTCACATTCAGCACAATGTGCTGGCTGCTGCCATTGA